A stretch of the Bradyrhizobium sp. CCBAU 53351 genome encodes the following:
- a CDS encoding SDR family oxidoreductase: MFKENLLAGRRILVTGGGTGLGKSMAARFLQLGAEVHICGRRKIVCDETATELMDLHGGRVTSHGVDIRNALAVEEMVETIFRDGGLTDLINNAAGNFISRTEELSPRGFDAVANIVMHGTFYVTQAVGKRWIAAKQPGNVVSITTTWVRNGSPYVVPSAMSKSAIHAMTMSLAAEWGRYGIRLNTIAPGEIPTEGMSKRIKPGDEAGARTKAMNPMGRVGTMEELQNVAVFLISGGCDWISGETIAMDGAQALAMGGNFYQLRDWSDDDWKTARESIMAQNEKDRAKRG, translated from the coding sequence ATGTTCAAGGAAAATCTTCTGGCTGGACGGCGCATCCTCGTGACCGGCGGCGGCACGGGCCTCGGCAAGTCGATGGCGGCGCGCTTCCTCCAGCTCGGCGCCGAAGTGCACATCTGCGGCCGGCGCAAGATCGTGTGCGACGAGACCGCGACCGAGCTGATGGATCTCCATGGCGGCCGCGTCACCAGCCACGGCGTCGACATCCGCAACGCGCTCGCGGTCGAGGAGATGGTGGAGACCATCTTCCGCGACGGCGGCCTCACCGACCTCATCAACAACGCTGCCGGCAATTTCATCTCGCGCACCGAGGAGCTGTCGCCGCGCGGCTTCGACGCCGTCGCCAACATCGTCATGCACGGCACGTTCTACGTGACCCAGGCGGTCGGCAAGCGCTGGATCGCGGCCAAGCAACCCGGCAACGTCGTCTCGATCACCACGACCTGGGTGCGCAACGGCTCGCCTTACGTGGTGCCGTCGGCGATGAGCAAGTCGGCGATCCACGCCATGACGATGTCGCTCGCCGCCGAATGGGGCCGCTATGGCATCCGCCTCAACACCATCGCACCCGGCGAAATTCCGACCGAGGGCATGAGCAAGCGCATCAAGCCCGGCGACGAAGCCGGCGCGCGCACCAAGGCGATGAACCCGATGGGCCGCGTCGGCACCATGGAGGAGCTGCAGAACGTCGCGGTGTTCCTGATCTCCGGCGGCTGCGACTGGATCAGCGGCGAGACCATCGCGATGGACGGCGCGCAGGCGCTCGCGATGGGCGGCAATTTCTACCAGCTCCGCGACTGGAGCGACGACGACTGGAAGACCGCGCGCGAGAGCATCATGGCGCAGAACGAGAAGGACCGGGCGAAGCGGGGATAG
- a CDS encoding crotonase/enoyl-CoA hydratase family protein, with translation MEERVSISISEGVADVRLVRADKMNALDQAMFEALVAATDRLSRDKSVRAVVLSGEGRAFCAGLDMGRFAAMKEKGGNGIPGGENRDLTKRTHGQANFPQQAVWGWRQLPVPVIAAVHGVAFGGGFQLSLGADMRFLSADARMSIMEIKWGLVPDMAGTPILASLVRDDILRDLTYTGRIFSAQEAMTYGLATRICDDPRAAALEVAREIAGKSPDAIRAAKRLLNNLSVDPGPALLAESVEQQKLIGSPNQTEAVRSNLEKRAAKYAD, from the coding sequence ATGGAAGAGCGCGTCTCGATCTCGATCTCGGAAGGCGTCGCCGACGTGCGCCTGGTGCGTGCGGACAAGATGAATGCGCTGGATCAGGCCATGTTCGAGGCGCTTGTCGCCGCCACAGACCGGCTTTCAAGGGACAAGAGCGTGCGCGCCGTCGTGCTTTCAGGCGAGGGCCGCGCCTTCTGCGCCGGGCTCGACATGGGGCGTTTTGCCGCCATGAAGGAGAAGGGCGGCAACGGAATTCCGGGTGGCGAAAATCGTGATCTCACCAAGCGCACGCATGGCCAGGCCAACTTCCCGCAGCAGGCGGTGTGGGGCTGGCGCCAGCTTCCGGTGCCCGTCATCGCAGCGGTGCATGGCGTCGCCTTCGGCGGCGGCTTCCAGCTCTCGCTCGGCGCCGACATGCGCTTCCTCTCGGCGGATGCGCGGATGTCGATCATGGAGATCAAATGGGGTCTCGTGCCCGATATGGCGGGCACGCCGATCCTGGCAAGCCTCGTGCGCGACGATATCCTGCGCGATCTCACTTACACCGGCCGCATCTTCTCGGCGCAGGAAGCGATGACCTACGGCCTCGCCACCCGCATCTGCGACGACCCGCGCGCGGCGGCGCTGGAGGTCGCGCGCGAGATCGCCGGCAAGAGCCCGGATGCGATCCGCGCCGCCAAGCGGCTGCTCAACAATCTCTCGGTCGACCCGGGTCCGGCGCTGCTCGCGGAATCCGTCGAGCAGCAGAAGCTGATCGGCAGCCCGAATCAGACCGAGGCGGTGCGCTCCAATCTGGAGAAGCGTGCGGCGAAGTATGCGGATTAG
- a CDS encoding acyl-CoA synthetase — translation MSETSDFLGIVSGDRRRTHTEVAARADRIASGLARIGVKPGDCVCMLMRNDIAFLEAAYAAMRLGAYGVPINWHFKPEEINYILGDTGTSVLIGHADMLHALRDAIPEGVTVLSVPTPPEILSNYKIDPGHLTTPDFAIDFESWLAQHQPYAGPVVPQPMNMIYTSGTTGHPKGVRRNAPTPEQQAAGERMRAMIYGLKPGARALLPGPLYHSAPNSFGIRAGKLGGALVLMPRFEAEEFLEAIERYKIDTIFMVPTMFIRLMKLPEQVRKKYDVSSLRHVIHAAAPCPADVKRAMIEWWGPVIYEFYGSTESSAVTFATSEDALKKPGTVGKISPGAELRFLGEDGRVLGTGEIGEIYSRMTELADFTYHNKPEKRTEIDRDGFITSGDVGYIDEDGYVFICDRKRDMVISGGVNIYPAEIESVLHAVPGVHDCAVFGIPDAEFGEALMAVVEPQAGVTLEAAGVRAALKAHLADYKVPKHIEIRSGLPREDSGKIFKRRLRDPYWEQAGRKI, via the coding sequence ATGAGCGAAACCTCCGACTTCCTCGGCATCGTCTCCGGCGACCGCCGCCGCACCCACACCGAAGTCGCAGCCCGTGCCGACCGCATCGCCTCCGGCCTCGCCAGGATCGGCGTCAAGCCAGGCGACTGCGTCTGCATGCTGATGCGCAACGACATCGCGTTCCTGGAGGCGGCCTATGCCGCGATGCGCCTCGGGGCCTATGGCGTGCCGATCAACTGGCACTTCAAGCCGGAGGAGATCAACTACATCCTTGGCGACACCGGCACGTCCGTGCTGATCGGGCATGCCGACATGCTGCACGCCCTGCGCGATGCCATCCCTGAGGGCGTCACGGTGCTCAGCGTGCCGACGCCGCCGGAGATCCTGTCCAATTACAAGATCGATCCGGGTCATCTGACGACGCCCGACTTCGCGATCGATTTCGAATCCTGGCTTGCGCAGCATCAGCCCTATGCCGGGCCAGTCGTGCCGCAGCCCATGAACATGATCTACACGTCCGGCACCACAGGTCACCCCAAAGGGGTCCGGCGCAACGCCCCGACGCCGGAGCAGCAGGCCGCCGGCGAGCGCATGCGCGCGATGATCTACGGGCTGAAGCCCGGCGCCCGCGCGCTGCTGCCGGGCCCGCTCTATCATTCCGCGCCGAACTCGTTCGGCATCCGCGCCGGCAAGCTCGGCGGCGCCTTGGTGCTGATGCCGCGCTTCGAAGCGGAAGAATTTCTCGAAGCGATCGAACGGTACAAGATCGACACCATCTTCATGGTGCCCACCATGTTCATCCGCCTGATGAAGCTGCCCGAGCAGGTACGCAAGAAGTACGACGTCTCCTCGCTGCGCCACGTCATCCATGCCGCAGCGCCCTGTCCGGCCGACGTCAAGCGCGCCATGATCGAATGGTGGGGACCGGTGATCTACGAGTTCTACGGCTCGACCGAATCCAGCGCCGTCACCTTCGCGACCTCGGAGGACGCGCTGAAGAAGCCCGGCACGGTGGGCAAGATCTCGCCCGGCGCCGAGCTGCGCTTCCTCGGTGAGGACGGCCGTGTGCTCGGCACTGGCGAGATCGGCGAGATCTATTCCCGCATGACCGAGCTTGCCGATTTCACCTACCACAACAAGCCGGAGAAGCGCACCGAGATCGACCGCGACGGCTTTATCACCTCGGGCGATGTCGGCTATATCGACGAGGACGGCTACGTCTTCATCTGCGACCGCAAGCGCGACATGGTGATCTCGGGCGGCGTCAACATCTACCCGGCCGAGATCGAGTCCGTGCTGCATGCCGTTCCCGGCGTGCATGATTGCGCCGTGTTCGGCATCCCCGATGCCGAGTTCGGCGAGGCGCTGATGGCCGTGGTGGAGCCGCAAGCCGGCGTCACGCTCGAGGCCGCCGGCGTTCGTGCCGCGCTGAAGGCGCATCTGGCCGACTACAAGGTGCCCAAGCACATCGAGATCCGCAGCGGCCTGCCGCGCGAGGATTCCGGAAAAATCTTCAAGCGCCGCCTGCGCGATCCCTATTGGGAGCAGGCGGGCCGGAAGATCTGA
- a CDS encoding enoyl-CoA hydratase/isomerase family protein, whose product MNDAAAATHEVLYETADHIATITLNAPERMNTISGPMLNDLARLLTEANEDKDVRVVILTGKGRAFCAGLDLRKERDGNGLSAASSPTTINLRNTPPTVLQAMDKPTICAVNGGAAGYGMDTALGCDIRIMAESSKLAAAFVKRGVVPESGGTWLLPRMLGWAKASELIFTGRTLSARECLEWGLANEVVPDAELMTRATAIAREIAANAPLAVQASKRMMRMGLNETFHDHVHHVYLQLLPLFKTQDMAEGMKAFMEKREPKFEGR is encoded by the coding sequence ATGAACGACGCGGCAGCTGCGACCCACGAAGTCCTCTACGAGACCGCCGATCACATCGCGACCATCACGCTGAACGCGCCGGAACGCATGAACACCATCTCCGGGCCGATGCTGAACGATCTGGCGCGGCTGCTCACCGAAGCCAACGAGGACAAGGACGTCCGCGTCGTGATCCTCACCGGCAAGGGCAGGGCGTTCTGCGCCGGGCTCGATCTGCGCAAAGAGCGCGACGGCAACGGCCTCAGCGCCGCGTCGTCGCCAACCACGATCAACCTCCGCAACACGCCGCCGACAGTCCTGCAGGCGATGGACAAGCCGACCATCTGCGCCGTCAACGGCGGCGCGGCCGGCTATGGCATGGACACCGCGCTCGGCTGCGACATCCGCATCATGGCGGAGTCCTCGAAACTAGCCGCTGCCTTCGTCAAGCGCGGCGTGGTGCCGGAATCCGGCGGCACCTGGCTGCTGCCGCGCATGCTCGGCTGGGCCAAGGCGTCCGAACTCATCTTCACCGGCCGCACCCTCAGTGCCCGCGAATGCCTCGAATGGGGCCTCGCCAACGAGGTCGTACCGGACGCGGAGCTGATGACCCGTGCCACCGCGATCGCCCGGGAGATCGCCGCCAACGCGCCGCTTGCGGTGCAGGCCTCCAAGCGGATGATGCGGATGGGCCTCAACGAGACCTTCCACGACCACGTCCATCACGTCTATCTCCAGCTGCTGCCGCTGTTCAAAACCCAGGACATGGCCGAGGGCATGAAGGCGTTCATGGAAAAGCGGGAGCCGAAATTTGAAGGGCGGTAG
- a CDS encoding YccF domain-containing protein — MTPVSILLNILWILIGGAWMAFGWLIAAVIMAITIVGLPWARAAFNIAVYTLLPFGSRAVNRYDVTGIEDIGTGPLGVIGNIIWFVLAGWWLALGHLLTALVLAITIIGIPFAWAHLKLAGIALWPIGKVIVPA, encoded by the coding sequence ATGACCCCCGTTTCCATCCTCCTCAACATCCTCTGGATCCTCATCGGCGGCGCCTGGATGGCGTTCGGCTGGTTGATCGCCGCGGTCATCATGGCCATCACCATCGTCGGCCTGCCCTGGGCGCGGGCGGCATTCAACATCGCCGTCTACACGCTGCTGCCGTTCGGCTCGCGCGCGGTCAACCGCTACGACGTCACCGGTATCGAGGATATCGGCACCGGCCCGCTCGGGGTGATCGGCAACATCATCTGGTTCGTGCTCGCCGGCTGGTGGCTCGCGCTCGGCCATCTCCTGACGGCGCTGGTGCTCGCAATCACCATCATCGGCATCCCCTTCGCCTGGGCTCACCTCAAGCTTGCCGGCATCGCGCTCTGGCCGATCGGCAAGGTGATCGTGCCGGCGTGA
- a CDS encoding MFS transporter produces MSKSPFRRIIDAPDFWRLWWVGLIIATVRWVETVAVGVVVYQRTESAFLVAMMTMLRLLPMGLFGVFLGALAERLDRGRMLFVVVALMAGTSAVLAVLNAIGQLAIWHLAFASFVNGCGWCTDNPVRRVMIGEAVGRDKMSLAMSLDVGASNASRMVGPVIGGILLAGAGLQGVLLLSTLMYGAALATVLTVRAHHAHAVQTGPVLARIAEGLALARSDKRIRGVLIVTVIYNVFAWPFTSMIPVIGRDRLHLGPEGVGLLATMDGIGAFAGALVLALWLTPRWYGRAFVGGVLCYMLTVVTFALSQSPVLAGAALIVTGIGGAGFGTMQATLVYLASPPDMRSRILGVLTVCIGIGPLGFFWLGWLADRIGSHNATAVTGALGLLAMATTWRWWKEI; encoded by the coding sequence GTGAGCAAATCGCCGTTCCGGCGGATCATCGACGCACCGGACTTCTGGCGATTGTGGTGGGTTGGGCTGATCATCGCCACCGTCCGCTGGGTGGAGACCGTCGCGGTCGGGGTTGTCGTCTACCAGCGCACCGAATCGGCGTTTCTCGTCGCGATGATGACCATGCTCCGTCTGCTTCCGATGGGGTTGTTCGGCGTGTTTCTCGGCGCGCTCGCCGAGCGCCTCGACCGCGGCCGGATGCTCTTCGTCGTCGTGGCTCTGATGGCCGGCACCTCCGCAGTGCTCGCAGTGCTGAACGCGATCGGGCAACTCGCGATCTGGCATCTCGCCTTCGCCAGCTTCGTCAATGGCTGCGGCTGGTGCACCGACAATCCGGTGCGCCGGGTGATGATCGGCGAGGCCGTCGGCCGCGACAAGATGAGCCTTGCTATGTCGCTCGACGTCGGCGCCAGCAACGCCAGCCGTATGGTCGGTCCGGTGATTGGCGGAATCCTGCTCGCCGGCGCGGGTCTCCAGGGCGTCCTGCTCTTGAGCACGCTGATGTATGGCGCGGCGCTGGCGACCGTTCTGACGGTCCGCGCACACCATGCTCACGCTGTGCAGACGGGGCCCGTGCTGGCGCGCATCGCCGAGGGTCTCGCCCTCGCGCGCAGCGACAAGCGTATCCGCGGCGTGCTGATCGTGACTGTGATCTACAATGTGTTTGCCTGGCCGTTCACCAGCATGATCCCGGTGATCGGACGCGATCGCCTGCATCTGGGCCCCGAGGGCGTCGGCCTGCTGGCGACCATGGACGGCATCGGCGCTTTCGCAGGCGCCCTCGTGCTGGCGCTGTGGCTCACGCCGAGATGGTACGGCCGGGCCTTTGTCGGCGGCGTGCTCTGCTACATGCTCACCGTCGTGACGTTCGCACTGTCACAAAGCCCGGTGCTGGCGGGTGCGGCATTGATCGTGACGGGGATCGGTGGCGCCGGGTTTGGAACGATGCAGGCCACGCTGGTCTACCTCGCATCCCCGCCGGACATGCGCTCGCGTATCCTCGGCGTCCTCACCGTCTGCATCGGCATCGGTCCGCTCGGCTTCTTCTGGCTGGGCTGGCTCGCCGACCGCATCGGATCCCACAACGCCACGGCCGTAACAGGCGCGCTCGGCCTGCTGGCGATGGCGACAACCTGGCGCTGGTGGAAGGAGATTTGA
- a CDS encoding NADP-dependent oxidoreductase: protein MKAIVVTEQAAGTAGMKLANRPEPQPSINDVVVRIHASGFVPTELTWPSTWTDRLERDRTPSIPGHELAGVVTALGYGTTGLSVGQRVFGLADWYRDGTLAEYVAIEARNLAPLPGDVDFTVGASLPVSGLTAWQGLFQHGRLRAGQSVLAHGAAGAVGSMVTQLAREAGAYVIGSGRAADRQTVLGFGAKEFVDLDNDALEDIGKVDLVFDVIGGDIQKRSAGLIRAGGILVTIVGPAEARPSDGLAIDFVVEADRAQLSEIVQRVRGGRLRTNIGNVSNFNDALAALNPTGRRKGNTIIRIRP, encoded by the coding sequence ATGAAGGCGATCGTTGTAACGGAGCAGGCCGCGGGAACCGCCGGGATGAAGCTGGCCAACCGGCCCGAGCCGCAGCCATCGATAAACGACGTCGTTGTTCGAATTCATGCGTCGGGATTTGTTCCGACCGAGCTGACGTGGCCCTCGACCTGGACCGATCGCCTCGAGCGTGACCGAACCCCGTCGATCCCCGGGCACGAGCTGGCTGGCGTAGTCACCGCACTCGGATATGGCACGACGGGGCTGTCGGTGGGACAGCGGGTGTTTGGCCTCGCGGACTGGTATCGCGACGGCACGCTCGCCGAATATGTGGCGATCGAGGCGCGCAACCTCGCGCCGCTCCCGGGTGACGTCGACTTCACGGTGGGCGCGAGCCTGCCGGTCTCGGGCCTCACCGCATGGCAAGGGCTGTTCCAGCATGGCCGTCTCCGGGCGGGGCAGAGCGTCCTGGCACACGGCGCGGCCGGCGCAGTCGGTTCGATGGTGACGCAACTCGCGCGGGAGGCCGGCGCCTACGTCATCGGCTCCGGACGCGCCGCCGACCGTCAGACGGTGCTCGGCTTCGGCGCAAAGGAATTCGTCGACCTCGACAACGACGCCCTGGAAGACATCGGCAAGGTCGACCTGGTGTTCGACGTCATCGGCGGCGACATCCAGAAGCGGTCCGCAGGACTGATTCGAGCCGGAGGAATCCTGGTCACCATCGTCGGACCGGCCGAGGCGCGGCCCTCCGACGGCCTGGCGATCGACTTTGTCGTCGAGGCCGATCGTGCCCAATTGAGTGAGATCGTCCAGCGGGTACGTGGCGGACGATTGCGGACGAACATCGGCAACGTCTCGAACTTCAACGACGCGCTCGCCGCCCTGAACCCGACCGGACGGCGCAAAGGGAATACGATCATCCGCATTCGCCCCTGA